ATCTATTGCggatgatgtccacatgagctttcagcttgtgcgtgggtaattgGATGTAAATGATATgttcaaacgtccatgcctattgGCGGGATTCGTAACCTcgaccaggtagcgctagcagactgGAGGGTGCAACGCATTAAGCTGGATTAGCACACGACAGtaacagtaaaaatataattcccataagttcaaatggtattattcatacatACTGGGCCGGGCTGAGTGAGAATAGTCTACGAGTATTTAGAACTCGtttaattctattttcattgttcactgtcactgttgtctACGAATCCAACTATAGTCGTCTCGGCTGACCGATTCGGGCTATGTAGTATacattggaaatgggacagttttggcaTGAGCTtcttgtgcctttcctcatgtcaaATATTTGAACACaatctgataaataaatattagatCAGATAAACCAGGATTACTTGAATCACAACAATCTATTACAGAAGGCGATAGAATAGGAAACATGACAACAATGTTCTCCTAAGCGTTTACATTGAATTTAAAGCGTGAATATCAAAGGTTGGGAACATCCGTCCCAAAccagaataaattattttagcaGGTGATCTACTCTATTGTATGCTATGCTTTGGTTTGTGACAGGTCCTACCTATAGAGATGGGATTGTTCTTGGTGTCGAGCAGCCGCTCCTGGTGTTTGTGCGCCACCTTGGCCAGCTCCTCCTTCAGATACTTGTACATCTCCTTGCGTTGGCCAATCAGCTGCTTGTAGCCATTCACGCCCAGCGACAGCAGCGTCACAAACACGTCCATCGCTGGCGACGCCGATGCTCTGCCTTTGCGCCATCACAACCAACATAATATGCAAAACGTACTACCGCCAAACACATTCAAGTAGGAATGAAATGAAGATGAATACAAGGTATATTATGAAGAATGTAGAGTGAATGTAGGTGAATGCAAGGTATATGAAAGATGTAGAGTGAATGTAAATAAGGATGGATTATGTGAGAGAAAAGTGGAAAGTAGAAAGTATGGAATACAATCCGTAAAAGAATGTATATCATGTtctgataaaaaaataaaaaatccaatttttatcaataaaatcataGTACGAGTTGGAAGTTCTAGTGCAATGCTGTAGTGGCTGGCGTATATTTTAGGGTGTATGCACACAGAGAGCGGTCAGGCGTTCTGCGGTCGAATACAAGCGTTCTTGTTGCATTTCTCAATCGAAAAGAAATACTATCAGATAGAGAGCTAGAATCTGTAGCTCCAGTATCAACTCAATCATAATGTGAAAAGCGTCTCTCTCTTACATAGGCCTATTCAATAATTGACTCCAGTTTTCATGTATTCCGTATCCAAGAGAGCgttggagagagagagttggAACGTCTGATTGCTCTCAGTGTGCACACACACTAAAGGCTTGTATTAACAATAGTGTTGCTTTCATATTTCTTGGAGTGGCCACTAACGAAatgacaagtgtgttgaacatgtgtgtacaaacatttcgtcatacattgttgtgtcatcacagcggaAGGGTTCGAACAAAATTTGTTGAGGTTAAGCTTTTGTATCTTCGattctttgttgtttattttatcttccctgttctatttgaggttaaattatttttgtataattttaatttgtgattTTCCAGTAGTTAATTAACTGTCAttggtttttaattttttcgaaGCCTCTCGCTGAAGACACAACATGCATGACGAGCACGTGTGTACACACTTGTTAAACAAACTTGTCCCGTCTTTGGTAGCCACCCTTAGTGTTCAATAGAAGTCGATTTCAAGTCACCATGACAGTGCTCTTTCACTTTCAACTCTTGTCGGAGTCTTATtgctaaaattataatattccctTTTTCTTATCAAAATTTCCATTTAAGTTCTTAAAGTTTTTTGATACTCAACTGATACACAAGGGCTAAATAGATACTCAACTGAAAAGCCATataagtttttcaatatttggaaTGATACAATTTGTCTTCTACACCCAAtataataagttataaaaacTTCAGCGAGATGAAACAAGAAACAAAACACGAACGAAGGATATGAAAATGATCATCATTATAAACCAAAGCCCTACCACAACCAAATTTACCTCTACTGTCTAATACCTATAGTGAAACGAAATTGAATACTATTAAAGtttatctcaattattcaaCCTGTATATGAGAATATATCttcattgtttattgtttttgaaggggcgcattcaaggatccaaaggttcaaagaaccccacacgtcaaccgaagcttattgtgttcccatgtagtatgttagttaggcaaaccaatacctgtgtcctttacaagaaccaggagttttcccctacactaacatcccattcatcacctcgttgtttgtcgcaatccagtgtgatatgcttggaaATCTCTTCCGACtaattagtcctcgtgacctacgtgagttccactactggccttctttgaaggtccttccgctgaggaaggggttgCCAAGTTGCCTCGAGGGCGCCCGCCCACCCCtcactcagcctcttgacccacatttgtgcctggagtttcacccatctctggtctcttgggttttctcctttttgcccctccgaaacttcgcagggtcaaaagcctcacctctcccaagaagttttgccttaatggccgcccttctttgagcagtggtgagttttggcctctccatccacaaactcgtgacctacgagagttccactcctggccttctttaaaggtccttccactgaaggaggggtcgccaaattgcctctagggcacctggtcaccctcgactcagcctcttgacccgcatttgtgcctggagtttcacccatctctagtctcttgggtttttccttttgcccctccgaaactgccctgatggggcagatcccgtgggtttgaaggcaaggcaacttctggagttgccttggggtcccttttagtcgcctcctacgacaagcagggatactgtgagtgaattctggtttttaacacattcttgagtacgatgttcgccTCAaggctcccccaacccacagggtgCTAATATACCTTAATAGGCGTAATATGCATCGTTTGGATGTAAGAATATATCATTGTTTAGGATGTGAGCAGATCGGTTATTAAGGAAAAGTAATGCTTGTAAATGAGAAgttgagaattcaaattcataaatgggaatataataaaaatattaattgaatacTGTATGGCAAAATGATAAATAAGGAGTTTCAAGTGTTAAGACAGAATATAACTATTAATGAATAAAGGAAATAAGTGTTTAAAGACGTAAGAGTTCTTGAACGCAATAGGATGTTCGAGTGTGTGCTCACAGAAAGCGATCAGGCGTTCCGAGTTTCAGCGGTATTAGAAGgatttattacaaaatacatatggatatctatatctatatcctCCTAAAACCGCTCTCAGTGTGCACACACCCTAAGAGAGTACTGTGATTCGATGAATAAAActacaatgaatgaatttatggtCTACACTCTAAAATGAACGAGAGAACCTGAAACTTTAAATCATGGATCAGTGAGTAACATACTACTTCAGTTCACTATCATTACAGTAAACTACTTTTTGCTCTATACACATCACCTATGAAACAAGATAAATTTACCTCAATCAATATCTACTTCAAATCACAGAATTCCTATTTATATCAAGTGATATGTTAAaatctaaaattattatatacctGTATATACAGACTTAGCAACagtttcaagattataataaattatatattcagagACTTTGAATTTTACTTCTAGGGAGctcaacaataaaaaacattaacCCAATTTACATATTATATGTACCACATCAATAAGATTCTACTTATAATTCCACATAAATATCCTATCTTGTACACAACATCCTATTCTCTAGTATCAAGCTAATTTCCAACTTTCAACCTGAAGATACTACGGGAGTACTCTTGAACAAGGCATGACATATTCTTCACTTTTTCAAGATACCTAATATTTACAccattatttaaataataataattatgtttcaaaGATCAATTGGGTACGACCTCAACTACCACTCATGCCAACTATTCACGGATACCATAGATGACACATCATTGGAAGGTGGACCAAACAGCAAGACACAATTTTCTTAATAGCTACTGTCAACTGAATTTttagaacatttttttcaactaaTAATAAGATTATCCATTTTTGAgctgaataaaactagtctacTATAGATGATACTTTATAGATGATAAACTAAAGAACAGTAATCGAGCATACCTGgataattttttgcaattttttcGAGCAGTCCTTTTTCAAAACCAGAAATGACGGCACCTCCAACCGGAACTAGGAAATTTTTGTCAGTGCTCTGAACGAAGGCATCGACTCTCCCTTTCCTGAAACATTAACAAATGTATTATATTAGAATCaaacatagaatagaatacattttattagcCCAAAAAACAAGATGTCAGAATTTGACATATAGACTAGTTAATATAATACACAATAAATTAAGAACAACACTCAGTTAATACAATACAGTATAAAGACACAGCATATACAATATACTATAATTGATGCTATTCATGGTATAGTAATTCATAAATTCTAGGTATTGAAATGAAGTATCCtacatttatttttctgttcatgaACTCTTCAACTGACTAGAAGGGGTTACTCAAGAGAAACGTTTCTGAAAATCGATTTGAACCTCCTGTGATTAAGTTGCCTCACCTCAGTTAATAGGAAGCctatttattaattcagttgTGACATGTGAGGGACTTTGGTCAGTTTTATGCAGTCTGCTCCTGGTTACATTGATAGTCTGATTGAATCATGTATTATAAGTAGTTTGAACTAGCAGCTGTTAAGATGATGAtaatgtaattataatttttggaaaatttatatcatgaactAACACGCAACCCCAACAAACAGGATTCTTCTTGCTGGGTAACTTGTAATTCGTTTCAAAGGGGTTTCGGCTTGCTTTCACAACGTACGCTCATTGTGCAATATTACGTACATTTTGGTTTCCTCGACAATATTTAGATTGCATGATTTGAATGCTCATTATTTGTCGACGTACTGAGAGAGATTCAACAGCTGTGAAGAGGGCAGAAGGCTCTCAAGAGCAGGATGCAGCAATTTGAGTGAAAATAAGACAATAAGATgactatattttttgaaaagattGGATCTGAGTATTACCAGGGATAACTGGAATGAGTTTATAATAGAGTAGAAAATAGTTACATAATTGAATCAAGATTATAGTGCAAACACACTCAAAATTCAAGGCTCCAGGATGAGAAACATTATTGTTGAAGCTAGTAGCTTAGCTTGCTAGGCTCATATCTGTGCGTCAATGTATCACTGTATTTTTATAGGTTTAATTAGAACTAACGGTGGCATTCATTTTGTCTGAATTTTAATTGTGCTAGGAAAAGCTAATAAATTAACgctattatttgtgtttattatgtgAAACTAGTAGGTCCCGTctcccgtgctccgcaagggtctgttgAAAGTACAAATAGGTTTAATTTAGTTCTATTGTTTCATGAACCACTGTAATAATTTAGAATAGAAAAACGATTTGATCGGGCTTTTATCTTACGTAAACTTTGCATCACAAATTGAATACTGAAAACCTGACGAATTgtcaacttgacaaactgaaaacatgacatactgaaatcttgaagaactgaacaTAGGCCTAtagccatcctcggtaaattaagaatctatatgcaaaatttcacgTGATGATGAAGCAGATTGAATACACATTCGTGTATTTTGTATCCTTTACATTattaagccaattcttttctttataatattatagattaagtaaaattataaaaaaagtctaataatatcaacatattggcatttgaaagcaaaaacctaacctttactttttcatttaaaacaaaattaaacagaattttttaggttatgttcatttgGGAGGACAAATTGTAATCTATCCCATGTGAGATGCTGTCAAACTAACCTAGCCGCCTCCTGTATGAGATGCATAAGCCTGGTGCTCTGCAGGCCGTAAGCGTTGTTGACGAGATGCGGAATGTTGTATCGACTGCAGAGCAGCGCAATCTGCTCCAAGCTGTCTGCCGCTCTCGGCGCGAAACAGCTGGTTGTGGAGAGCACACACACGATGTTGTCCGAGCCCAGGGTAGCCATCTGCGTCTCCAGGGCCTGTGTGTCTGTGCGCAGCTCCTCCCCCACCACCACTGTCTCGATTATGATTGGCTGCAGGCCTGCAAATACATCAATTACAATCAAGCTAAGATGCCATCACTGAGTCAAACCAGTCAGCTTCAAATAAGATATACATTAAAataacttcacttatatgggccactttgttcaaattaataaaaacaatataaaaacttgtagtacccttttattaaaacatataaaaatattttaacgactagttttgaTCATGTCAAAATGTTCGAAAtgtcaaaataaacaagttaatactagataatatattttcatatgcttattttgatcatatacttactattaatttattatgctTATATAAGTATATGAACATATATTATctagtatcaacttgtttatttttacattttaacttgaaaatggccaatggtcgaaactagtcgttaaaatgtttcaataaaagggtactacaagtttttatattgtttttattaattcaagatttacattttacattcataattttttattgctaagggtgatgtccacatgagctcaaGGCTTGTGAATTGAATCGAAgcatttattgaattctaggAGGGCGAACTTGTACGCGGGTAACGAGACCTAATATGATAATGGAGATGAGTGGAACTACaactttaggtgggttccgaaccaccaggaAGCGGGCTCTTGTATTGATCATCCTTAAATTCGAGACCTGAAGAATCACTTTATCCACCATCTAGCTACAAAAGCAATAGGCAAATCACACATACACATaggtattcatttataaatagtAACAACATACACAAtctaacaacaaaatgattacAAAGGTATTAACAGACGCAGGGATCTCAAATTATCTTATCAACAGCTTATCAGGGCGACCACTAATCCAATCACTTCCCCATGTGTAAAACAAAACATAACTCAACTTAACCTAACAAAATTAAAGTAGGAAAAATTACTTTATGAAGCGTAGTAACCTATGGACTAGATAATATTCTCAAATGATATGGAGCAATGTGATGAAATATGCAAAATTGCTGagtaataattaatagttaattCTGAACTTTCAAGAGCTAGTTCTTGGAAAAGAAAGGATACTAAGGGCCGTTtgacagtgacagtttaaactaaatttcattttaaactggattaaatccgtatcaagtctcgtttgttatattgtgtttcatttttagtttaagccaccagctgattaaattcagtttaagctttgactgtgcaaacggccctaaagaAACTAATAAGTAGTGAGTGAGTGAAGAAGTTAGTAAGCTATTAAGTACGGTAAGTAGTTAAGTAGTAATTACAGTGAGTAATTTATTGTCTAGATTATGATAATCTGCAGAACTGAGGATAGATAATTAGTGAGTAACATATAAGTAGTAGGGACATTAAGTAATTGTCTCGATGATGTTTAGATGCATCCAGTCGTCTCGAGAGTGAGACGCACGATAATTTCAAATGCCCCACCATGACTCGACTCTCATTCAGAGTATACAGTCCCACATAAGGTTGGCTTATCTGTCTGCGGATGCATTCTGCACCCttaatggaaaaatattaaaatgaggGTTTAACTATcatgaatattcaaatatttgaatgagGGTTGATTCTCataaattttattggaaaatgagTGAAACCTAGATTATGCAAGTAGCTTACCAGCAGTAATAATGCACTTGAAACAGGACTTTTGGTCGATGCGTGACCAGAGCACAAACTTGGCTCCGGGTCGTTCTTGCTTCATCGTCAGCATACACAGCACAAGGCTCATCCCAGTCGCCATCGGGATCATAAAACAGCCGNNNNNNNNNNNNNNNNNNNNNNNNNNNNNNNNNNNNNNNNNNNNNNNNNNNNNNNNNNNNNNNNNNNNNNNNNNNNNNNNNNNNNNNNNNNNNNNNNNNNaattaaaaggaaaaaggagcctccttcatacgccaatactagagtaaaaatcaaactatagaattattcatcataaatcagctgtcgagtggattataaatcgcTTGCCATAAAGCATGCAATTCAATACAAAGAACTTATAACTTGTCTGGGCgtctagatgtcttctggttttctcacgctaaattccggaaaacgttatatgataattaaatcttgtgaaagcatgatctgatcaaataaattcggtccaaaaatggatatttcaaattcggtcgaaaaataaaaaaattattgttgagtgtacttaagcccatattccaatacacaaaaaatggccaatttctatattcaaagctgcatgtcttgtgaaatacttctgataaaatttccaaatcaagtgAGGATGtaaaaattgtccccctctacccactacaataaataatacttttgattccaatacaattcgaaagttacagaaaatgttaaaaatGGCCATTCcagtttttccatttttttcgtgattttactgttgatcaagagtttctaaaacgagtctgatacatcataaacactcacgattgattccaaattgtagataaattcatcctctacgagctcagctgcctaaaatccatcttggaTCACTCTGGcatatcatagaactgccaaaactgttgatatgagaaaaatatctacaatttccggctTTTtctcaacaatcaaatctcactttacaaacatattttttcatgaatcgtttacagcagatgaaagaAAAAATGCTATTgcacatttcaagatcaagtattgatttttataatgagGGGTTAcagagatacatagctttgaatagaGAAATGggtcattttttgtgaattggaatatgtgcttaagtacactcaacaataattttttcattttgcgaccgaatttgacttatgatgcatgattctggaacgccttgacgagccgagaagaatgaagtgtagtacgatgaaatctgagcattgtgtcaaaagttataggtgtttgaaattttgatccttgaggtgtccttaaggcgcctctccactaggaaatactgaaatgaagtgcatctagcgggtgattctcatagaacatgatctcatgaacttatgtcattgtgcgaaatctcaatgtgaggacaatgtagttgctgatgatggttgaagctgaaaatgaggtgtttttcacaatacaaggagcattgttgtcaggtgtacctggaaatttatttgagatagagcgctctccctgatctcaaattgtagagcacaaaaataggcccagagggattttgaattatatatctatatgttaacaatcggaaaatattgttgatcaaaaactaaaattcatcaaaattgatttttccttcaatttcactcatttttgaaaaatcataactcagtactcattggagaaaagagttccgaatgattttattttattcagaatttttttatctaaaaaaggcgagagcaaatttttctgtccgattacgagatttggcagaaatagctgaaaactggaaaatgagccgataatacaaggtttttgggtcACCCTGTATGTAGAACAAGgaaattttgaatgaagaaattggttttggacttctctcatgtacccaaataatatattaaaaatcagaaccacaatataaattgcaagcacatccccttttttatgtctatattgactggactaataggtAATTTTAGCattcaaacatatatttcatatgttaatcaaatttctggttgaggtatttaATTTAGTTGGCTGAATGACTACTctattatgcttcctcatctgagcttagaccttctaacctatttccaatgtaagtttttaaaatagagatgctttgcatgttatttaaatggagttacttttcctccctagggagttttttagtaccgagagcgaaaaagtgacactttagtattatgttccagggagtaaagtaagcactttacaggaggtggaggaaaaagcattttactaaagtgtcactttttcgctctcgggaggaaaaaacaggaaaactccctagagcgtaaaagtaactccatttaaataacatgggaagcatctctattttaaaaacgtacatttgaaataggttagaaggtctaagctcaaatgaggaagcatatagagtagtcattaaaccaactaaattcaatacctcaaccagacatttgatcaatatatgaaatttatgtttgtatgctaaaattaccTATTACATACTTCATATTAgtatactattaaattttagaaatatttttttaatattccatgttattcaaaataccagccaacaaatattttccatcaactaatcaaatttggaaCTCACTCATGAGTGagtcggccattgttgttacaacttttgccgacagatagcatatagcgctgtcggcggtgaATTGTGATTACTTCCAGCTGTTTACTTtctagattatgttgtaacacattgttactGGTcacataagtttttaaaattattttatttgcagtttttataaaaatgtaggtggaggaaaaatgttgtgtatatcacgagtgaaaaatgctttttctccctcagggaaattgttgccctcggcttcgccttgTCAATCTTTCccttcagggagaaaaagtgacatttttcactttagatatacaaataactatttcactcgtgatgtacagtccgggtcctgtagctttgcctatcagCGGCTAGTAGAGTACAATACTatctgttcaaaaacatcgagcaATATCGAGGATTGCTCCaaagttttgaatcaaattatgtaaaggtatattttattgatgattgtaatatattttacaTGAAATAGACTAttttatcaaagaaaataaaaaataatattgtatgaaaaTGTATTGGGGTGATTTGAGTTACAGCTATCCAATATAAATAGATGGTTGTGCTCTAGTACAGTCTGTGGCAAAGTgtagtaaaaatataaagaatCGGAAACCCTGTTCTCCCGCTATCATAatagtggacctcactatactataGGTAAGTGTATACTATTTGTTACCTTTGCGAGTGGATTGTAGTTGAGATCAATGGGCGAGATGACGGTGAATATAGCGGTGGCATATTCGCTGGAGTTCCAGGGTCGCTCGAGTGTGGCAGTTACCGAGTACCTCACAAAGCCTCGGTCGCCCTCGAACGACGCAGGAAGCCCGGGCGGCAGGCAAGCCGCGAACGAGAAGTTGTGCTGGCCAGGAGGCAGATGCAGCTCGCCTGCACAAATTCAAACACATCAATCATCATCCTCTAGCAGacaaaataatagagaaaaactagcgtaaaaaatataaatatcatgGTATAGGtcattcatgttccaaattaccgggtgattacaaatgaaatatacAACTTCAATAGActgtacaaaattaaaatggtgtatttcaacatagtaagTGATAAAGGTTTGAagggaatttcttaaagtttatgttggtagaactgttgctggctattgttggctgctccgtgttacaacagccagtttagtttagcaatatggccgctactcaagtggagaaagcttattgtgttcttgaattagcagaaacaaactctgttactgttgtgcagcgtcatttcagaacaaaatacggtaaaccaccaccaacaaggcaatcaatttatgactggtatgaacgttttgaaagcagtggatgtgtgtgtaagaagaagagtactggaagaccttctgttacagaagaaaaaattgatagtgttcgtgatgtttttgtacgaagtccaggaaaatcgactagatcagcgagtttagaattgcaaattccttaacctactgtgtggaaaattctgcggaaacgtttgaaaatgacaccttataaattgcagttagtacaaagtttaaatgacaatgataaagttgtacgtaaaaatttttgtcaagagatgcaacattgtcttgaaaatgacgacacattgtttaatcgcctaattttcagtgatgaatgcacttttcacattagtggaaaagttaacagacataatgtacgagtatggggaacagaaaacccaagagagacTGTACAGCATATACGCGATTCTCCTAAAGTGAACGTGTTTTGCGCTTTATCTTGTGAAAAGGATTACGGACCTTTCTTCTTCCAAGAACCATCAGTAACCGGGAGAATTTATCTGGACATGTTAACCGAATGGTTAATGCCTCAACTCCATGAAGAtagttgtaacttcatttttgtacaagatggagctccgcctcactggtgctcagacgtcagagggtatctggatcaacatcttcctagacga
Above is a window of Nilaparvata lugens isolate BPH chromosome 4, ASM1435652v1, whole genome shotgun sequence DNA encoding:
- the LOC120350850 gene encoding O-phosphoseryl-tRNA(Sec) selenium transferase-like; translated protein: MIPMATGMSLVLCMLTMKQERPGAKFVLWSRIDQKSCFKCIITAGLQPIIIETVVVGEELRTDTQALETQMATLGSDNIVCVLSTTSCFAPRAADSLEQIALLCSRYNIPHLVNNAYGLQSTRLMHLIQEAARKGRVDAFVQSTDKNFLVPVGGAVISGFEKGLLEKIAKNYPGRASASPAMDVFVTLLSLGVNGYKQLIGQRKEMYKYLKEELAKVAHKHQERLLDTKNNPISIAMTLTSLTGGDSKRISMLGSMLFLRCVSGTRVITGVELKEVAGYKFEGWGAHYSNYPTPYLTAAATLGMRKSDVDLFTHRLDKALNKLKGRSQPATPTSVEELTTMSGGGRRSAGGGSSRSGACAARGGDGGEGPSSRSGGGGSAINGEGGGGAGAEGSSAGTSLASSKDSLRK